Part of the Chloroflexota bacterium genome is shown below.
GATCCTGACCAAGGAAGCGCCCAACTACTCGCGGTAGATATCTAGCTTGCCTCCCTTTGGGAAGCTTCTCTCTGAATGGGACTTGGTCAAATGAGTGTCCAGGGCACCTTGGAGTTTAATGAAAGGTCCTTTCGCGATCCTGCATTCACGTCAAATCGTGATGCGCCGGTCCACCGATGGGTTCCCTGGATCGCAGGATACTCAAAGCACTTCGTTGCAGACGCAATCGCTCGCTATGCAAATGGGCATGGTATCGTCCTCGATCCATTTGCGGGAGTTGGGACAACGCTCGTGGAAGCGGATCTCGCTGGGCATGAAGCCGTTGGATTTGAGATAAACCCCTATGCCGCTTTCGCTTCACAGACCAAGCTGAATGCGCATCGCGTAAGCCCAGAACGCCTACGTAGAGCTGTACAAGAGTTCAGTGTGTTCATGGGCAGTGCGCTCTCGGAGGGAACTGCGCCACGCACGAGACCCCCTCAAGGTTTTCGTACGCGCTCCCCGTTCTATAGTCCTAAAGTTCAGCACAAAGTGCTGTTGGCACTGGACTTCATTAGCGAGCAAGATAGGCCAGTTGCCGACGTTTACCGGCTTGCGTTTGCTGCTTCAATGGTTGACTTTTCCAACTATTCTTACGAACCGAGTCTGGGCCGCAAGGTGACCGTTGGTCGTCCCGAAGTAGAAGACTTTCCAGTTTCGGAAGTACTCGCCAAGAAAGTTACACTGATGGCAAATGATGTTGCTTGGTATCGTCACGCAAGGGTACCGGGAAGGCGACGAGATGGTCGCGTTTTCGAACAGTCTTTCTTTGATGGGTACCAGCAGATTGAAGAGCAAAGCGTGGACTTGCTGATCACTTCGCCTCCCTATCTCAACAACTATCATTACAACCGAAACACACGCCCCCATCTTTATTGGTTGGGGTACTGTAGCTCTCCGCAGGACTTTAAGCGCTTGGAGAAAATGAACTTCGGCACCTACTGGCAGAATGCCCGAGACCAAGCACATATTGATCTCGATCCATTGATTGAGGACCCAGAAATTCGCCAAACGCTCGATTTGGTTCGCCAGAAGAATCCGGAGAAAGGCATCTATGGCGGGAGTGGTTGGGCCAACTATGCAGCGCGCTATTTCAACGACTGTCTACGTTTCGTGAACGGCGCAAGGTGGTGCCTCCGGTCTGGTGCAACTGCTTTGGTAGTCATCGGGAACAGCATTTTGCAGGGCGTTCCCATTCCGACGGACCGATTCCTAGCAAGCATCGCCGAAACTAGCGGATTCAGAATCGTCGCTATCCACATTCCGCGAGAAACAAGGGTGGGTAACAGTATCATTGATTCCAGCGTACGTGCAGGATCGAGCAATGGCCACGGACTCTACGAAGCAGTTGTTGAGATGCGCCGGTTATGACGGTACAACTCTACGACCCACTTACCTTTGACAATCTAATGATCGGGATGGTTTCGCACTTTGAGAAGCAGACAATGGTGGACATGGATGCCATAGGAGACGCCAACGGGCCAGGGATTTACTCGCTGTTTTACTCCGGGCAGCTGTCAATCTATAGGTCGATATCAGGGTCCATGAATCCCATTTATGTTGGCAAAGCCGTTCCTCCAGGATCACGGAAAGGGATTAGTGTTGACGTGAATAGTCCCGCGCTGCGTAGCAGGATCAGACAGCACGCAAAGTCCATTGATGAGGCAGAAAACCTTGACGCCTCTGAATTCAAGTGCCGCTACTTGGCAGTTGTTCCGGTTTGGATAACTTTGGCAGAACGGTTCTTGATTCAGTATTACACGCCAGTTTGGAATTTGTGCATAGAAGGATTTGGCGTTCACGATCCGGGTAAGGGTAGACGTGGCAGCCAAAGGAGTTGGTGGGACACGCTTCATCCTGGCCGTGAATTGGCAAATAGGCTTGCAATTACAAGAAGCGCCGATGAGGCAGAGAAGATGGCTATGGAGTTCTTCTCGTCGAATTCCGATTGATAGCTATTATTGGCGTATGCGTCGCGGA
Proteins encoded:
- a CDS encoding DNA methyltransferase; the protein is MGLGQMSVQGTLEFNERSFRDPAFTSNRDAPVHRWVPWIAGYSKHFVADAIARYANGHGIVLDPFAGVGTTLVEADLAGHEAVGFEINPYAAFASQTKLNAHRVSPERLRRAVQEFSVFMGSALSEGTAPRTRPPQGFRTRSPFYSPKVQHKVLLALDFISEQDRPVADVYRLAFAASMVDFSNYSYEPSLGRKVTVGRPEVEDFPVSEVLAKKVTLMANDVAWYRHARVPGRRRDGRVFEQSFFDGYQQIEEQSVDLLITSPPYLNNYHYNRNTRPHLYWLGYCSSPQDFKRLEKMNFGTYWQNARDQAHIDLDPLIEDPEIRQTLDLVRQKNPEKGIYGGSGWANYAARYFNDCLRFVNGARWCLRSGATALVVIGNSILQGVPIPTDRFLASIAETSGFRIVAIHIPRETRVGNSIIDSSVRAGSSNGHGLYEAVVEMRRL
- a CDS encoding Eco29kI family restriction endonuclease, whose translation is MTVQLYDPLTFDNLMIGMVSHFEKQTMVDMDAIGDANGPGIYSLFYSGQLSIYRSISGSMNPIYVGKAVPPGSRKGISVDVNSPALRSRIRQHAKSIDEAENLDASEFKCRYLAVVPVWITLAERFLIQYYTPVWNLCIEGFGVHDPGKGRRGSQRSWWDTLHPGRELANRLAITRSADEAEKMAMEFFSSNSD